In one Dermacentor variabilis isolate Ectoservices chromosome 4, ASM5094787v1, whole genome shotgun sequence genomic region, the following are encoded:
- the LOC142578479 gene encoding kelch-like protein 17: MATTDCVVRTADGGEFPAHRALLAATSGYFRAAFSGASRDVMLDGVSALVFEELLYFLYTDSICLGSDNVLQILEAADYLMMDEARDKCLQYLIGETRQDNCLGFAALAKPHYAPFFKEALLKFIREHFDEVWRHSDEFLHTRPELLCEVLSSDELNVRNEADLLRALDRWTSSATDEDLTALPALLQCVRVGLCSQS; encoded by the exons ATGGCCACGACCGACTGCGTGGTCCGAACGGCGGACGGCGGTGAGTTCCCAGCGCACCGTGCGCTGCTCGCAGCGACCAGCGGTTACTTCCGGGCTGCGTTCAGCGGTGCCTCCAGGGACGTGATGCTGGACGGTGTGTCGGCACTCGTGTTCGAGGAACTGCTCTACTTCCTCTACACAGACAGC ATATGCTTGGGCAGCGACAACGTGCTGCAGATTCTCGAGGCAGCCGACTACCTGATGATGGACGAGGCGCGGGACAAGTGCCTGCAATACCTAATCGGGGAGACGCGCCAGGACAACTGCCTCGGCTTTGCCGCGCTGGCGAAACCACACTACGCGCCTTTCTTCAAGGAGGCGCTGTTGAAATTCATACGGGAGCACTTCGATGAG GTTTGGCGCCACAGCGACGAGTTCCTGCACACCAGGCCCGAGCTCCTCTGCGAGGTGCTTTCGTCGGACGAGCTGAACGTGCGGAATGAGGCGGACCTGCTACGCGCGCTCGACCGGTGGACTTCGTCAGCCACGGACGAAGACCTGACCGCGCTCCCAGCGCTTCTTCAGTGCGTCCGCGTCGGCCTCTGCAGTCAGTCGTGA